In Chloroflexota bacterium, the following proteins share a genomic window:
- a CDS encoding transposase, producing the protein LELAKRRGKLRTQSGEQRKLKVALDTTNILGRGAVKDTYNLLGDGIVQLARELAKLAGEPLAGQPLAVWAEAHGYGRYVGPTSLKGTAEIDWSDAEQRRRFLGEIVADADRLLEQARVVRTDLEAGGAAEAALVAAALVAAALVAAAGLLSRVLVQDVERREDGPAIKQGVATDRLLSVHDPEMRHGRKSASKRFDGHKAAVVVDTDEPLITAVTVLAGNAPDAEGALELVEQTEATTGCAVDETLGDCAYGSGETRQAFADAGRTLVAKVPSPSNQGCFPQTAFTLDLDATSATCPAGQTTQDFRPSPTGGGPFRFDVAVCAACPLRTQCVRAVGGRTVTVHPQERLLQAARAFQASPAFAEYRRRRQRVEHRIARLVQLGIRQAREVGTPKIRFQLLMAAAVAKLTYLAMTDLLSDHDSAAIGLFAALLGLLLVVLHPPLDPRWPGEALGGLRVARASSCSRLLTARPIAFISPGSRPGF; encoded by the coding sequence CCTGGAGCTGGCGAAGCGGCGCGGGAAGCTCCGAACCCAGAGTGGCGAACAGCGGAAGTTGAAGGTGGCGCTGGACACGACCAACATCCTCGGGCGCGGGGCGGTGAAGGACACCTACAACCTGCTCGGGGACGGGATCGTGCAGCTCGCGCGGGAGCTGGCGAAGCTGGCGGGAGAGCCGCTGGCGGGGCAGCCGCTGGCGGTGTGGGCCGAGGCGCACGGGTACGGGCGGTACGTGGGGCCGACCAGCCTGAAGGGGACGGCCGAGATCGACTGGAGCGACGCCGAGCAGCGGCGGCGGTTCCTGGGGGAGATCGTCGCCGACGCCGACCGTCTGCTGGAGCAGGCGCGGGTGGTGCGGACTGACCTGGAGGCAGGGGGCGCGGCCGAGGCGGCGCTGGTGGCGGCGGCGCTGGTGGCGGCGGCGCTGGTGGCGGCGGCCGGGCTGCTGAGTCGGGTGCTGGTCCAGGACGTCGAGCGTCGGGAGGACGGGCCAGCCATCAAGCAAGGGGTGGCGACGGATCGGCTGCTGTCAGTGCACGACCCGGAGATGCGGCACGGGCGGAAGAGTGCCAGCAAGCGGTTCGACGGGCACAAGGCGGCGGTGGTGGTCGACACGGACGAGCCCTTGATCACGGCGGTGACGGTGCTGGCGGGGAACGCGCCCGATGCCGAGGGTGCGCTCGAGCTGGTCGAGCAGACCGAGGCGACCACCGGCTGCGCGGTCGACGAGACGCTGGGCGACTGCGCCTACGGCAGCGGCGAAACCCGCCAGGCGTTCGCTGACGCGGGCCGAACGCTCGTCGCGAAAGTGCCGAGCCCGTCCAATCAGGGCTGCTTCCCGCAGACGGCCTTCACGCTCGACCTCGACGCCACCAGCGCGACCTGTCCGGCTGGGCAGACCACCCAGGACTTCCGCCCGAGTCCGACCGGCGGCGGGCCGTTCCGCTTCGACGTGGCGGTCTGTGCGGCCTGCCCGCTGCGCACCCAGTGCGTCCGTGCCGTTGGCGGGCGCACCGTCACCGTGCATCCCCAGGAGCGACTGCTCCAGGCTGCCCGCGCCTTCCAGGCCAGCCCGGCCTTCGCCGAGTATCGACGCCGACGCCAGAGGGTCGAGCACCGCATCGCCCGCCTGGTCCAGTTGGGCATCCGCCAGGCCCGAGAGGTCGGCACGCCTAAGATCCGCTTCCAGCTCCTGATGGCCGCCGCCGTGGCCAAGCTGACCTACCTGGCCATGACCGACCTGCTCTCCGACCACGATTCGGCTGCCATCGGGCTGTTTGCCGCGCTCCTGGGCCTGCTCCTGGTCGTCCTGCACCCCCCGCTGGATCCCAGATGGCCCGGCGAGGCCCTCGGCGGCCTCAGAGTCGCCCGTGCATCGTCATGCAGCCGCCTGCTCACGGCGCGGCCGATCGCGTTCATCAGCCCCGGTTCTCGGCCGGGCTTCTAG